A DNA window from Gammaproteobacteria bacterium contains the following coding sequences:
- the grxD gene encoding Grx4 family monothiol glutaredoxin, whose amino-acid sequence MDVLERIKQQVESTPVLIYMKGSPQFPMCGFSSRAAQALQACGVEFGYVNVLEDPEIFQNLPAFADWPTFPQIYINGELVGGCDITLELFQSGELKTMVEEAIKNSKQISE is encoded by the coding sequence ATGGACGTTTTGGAAAGAATTAAACAACAGGTAGAAAGCACGCCTGTACTTATCTATATGAAGGGATCACCCCAGTTTCCTATGTGTGGGTTTTCCAGCCGCGCCGCGCAGGCACTACAGGCTTGTGGCGTTGAGTTCGGCTACGTCAATGTGCTTGAAGATCCAGAAATTTTTCAGAACCTTCCTGCTTTCGCCGATTGGCCTACTTTTCCTCAGATTTATATTAATGGCGAATTGGTTGGTGGCTGTGACATCACGCTTGAGCTGTTCCAAAGCGGTGAGCTCAAGACTATGGTCGAAGAAGCGATCAAGAATTCAAAGCAAATCAGCGAGTAA
- a CDS encoding N-acetylglutaminylglutamine amidotransferase, which yields MCGICGELRFDGQQADAKVVRNMTSKLERRGPDSMGEYFDGPLGFGHRRLSIIDLSERSHQPMLDRELGLNIVFNGTIYNYRILREELKAKGYQFFSDGDTEVIIKAYHAWGASCVERLHGMFAFAIWDMNKRQLFLARDRFGIKPFYYSFDKKRLRFASTTQSILAAKDSDTSIDPVALHNLFSLHAVVPAPRTILNGIRKVRPATYMIVHDNGQVEEKTYWRLNAQRPATAKNESEWQELIHAALRSAVQKRKEIADVPVGVLLSGGLDSSLLVALLAEAGVQDLRTFSIGFEDIGDEKGSEFEFSDQVVERYQTKHTRLHIPNSEVLPRLPEAVDQMTEPMFGQDAVAFYLLAEQVSQHVKVVQSGQGADEVFGGYFWYPQMHDATGKPLERFRNYYFDRDHDEFARMLTPAWYSEDFTSALVEQALSEPNADTFIDQVLRFDCTTLIVDDPVKRVDNMTMAWGLEARVPFLDHELVELAAAMPPELKLQSGGKHLLKNISRGLIPDAVIDRPKGYFPMPALKYVQGDFLNFMRDILMSDACLQRDIYQRDYVERLLSEPESHFTRIKGSKLWHLALLEFWLQRNVDAA from the coding sequence ATGTGCGGAATTTGCGGTGAGTTGCGTTTTGACGGGCAGCAAGCAGATGCGAAGGTTGTTCGCAACATGACGAGTAAGCTCGAGCGTCGTGGCCCTGATTCCATGGGGGAGTATTTCGATGGCCCTCTCGGATTTGGACATCGACGTTTATCGATTATCGATTTGTCAGAACGTTCACACCAGCCAATGTTAGATCGCGAACTGGGTTTGAACATCGTGTTTAACGGCACGATATACAATTACCGAATCCTGCGCGAAGAATTAAAGGCAAAGGGATATCAGTTTTTTTCCGATGGCGACACAGAAGTGATTATCAAGGCCTACCACGCCTGGGGTGCGTCTTGCGTTGAGCGTTTGCACGGTATGTTTGCCTTCGCCATATGGGACATGAATAAACGTCAGCTATTTCTCGCGCGTGATCGATTCGGGATCAAACCTTTCTACTACAGTTTCGACAAAAAACGCCTGCGTTTCGCTTCCACTACGCAGTCGATACTAGCGGCAAAGGATTCGGATACCAGCATAGATCCCGTCGCCTTGCACAATCTGTTTTCATTGCATGCCGTCGTTCCTGCTCCACGCACTATTCTGAACGGTATACGCAAGGTCAGACCGGCCACATATATGATTGTGCATGACAACGGACAAGTGGAAGAAAAGACATACTGGCGCTTGAATGCACAACGGCCAGCCACAGCAAAAAATGAAAGTGAATGGCAGGAGCTCATACACGCCGCGTTACGCAGTGCGGTACAAAAGCGCAAGGAAATTGCCGATGTGCCTGTTGGCGTGTTGTTGTCTGGCGGGCTGGATTCGAGCCTGTTAGTCGCTTTATTGGCCGAAGCCGGTGTGCAGGATTTGCGAACATTCTCCATTGGTTTTGAAGATATCGGTGATGAAAAAGGCAGTGAGTTTGAATTTTCCGACCAGGTCGTTGAACGCTATCAGACCAAACACACGCGCCTGCATATTCCAAACAGTGAAGTGCTACCGCGTTTGCCGGAAGCCGTGGACCAAATGACGGAACCGATGTTTGGTCAGGATGCTGTGGCGTTTTATCTCCTGGCGGAACAAGTGTCGCAACACGTCAAAGTGGTTCAATCCGGCCAGGGCGCTGACGAAGTATTTGGCGGCTATTTCTGGTATCCACAAATGCATGACGCAACAGGTAAACCGTTAGAGCGTTTTCGCAACTATTACTTTGATCGTGATCACGACGAGTTCGCGCGCATGCTGACGCCGGCATGGTATAGCGAAGACTTTACCAGTGCGTTAGTGGAACAAGCCTTGTCAGAGCCAAATGCCGATACCTTTATTGATCAGGTTTTGCGTTTTGACTGCACGACACTCATCGTCGATGATCCGGTGAAACGCGTAGACAATATGACCATGGCCTGGGGATTGGAAGCGAGAGTACCTTTCCTCGACCATGAATTGGTGGAGCTTGCTGCGGCGATGCCGCCGGAATTAAAACTACAATCGGGTGGAAAACACCTGCTAAAAAATATTTCCCGCGGTTTGATACCGGATGCCGTTATTGATCGGCCTAAAGGATATTTTCCGATGCCAGCCCTGAAATATGTGCAGGGAGACTTTCTAAACTTCATGCGCGATATTCTAATGTCTGATGCCTGTTTACAACGGGATATCTACCAACGTGACTATGTTGAGCGTCTATTGTCTGAGCCTGAATCCCATTTTACCCGTATCAAGGGCAGCAAGCTGTGGCATCTGGCACTCCTGGAATTTTGGCTGCAGCGTAATGTGGATGCGGCGTAG
- a CDS encoding hydantoinase B/oxoprolinase family protein has protein sequence MDAIELSIFSSRIAAICDEMGVVLQRSAFSPNIKDRLDFSCAIFDARGELCAQAAHIPVHLGSMAYAMRDLVGNTDWNARDVLILNDPYLGGTHLPDITVVSPVYANEQLVAFVANRAHHADIGASSPGSMPLSKSLDEEGVVIPPTKLVRAGVLDEGVFQSILGNVRNASHARGDFVAQMSANQLGVKRLSEFIAKQGIASFETGLDELNDYAERLARTALNSIPDGSYRFEDVLDDDGMGNLDIPIKVHLLVRGHDVEVDFTGTAAQVTGNINCPLSVAAAGVYYVFRCLMPEQTPACAGAFRSIRLHAPEGCLLNARRPAAVAAGNVETSTRVVDVVLGALAQAIPKKVAAASHGSMNNLAMGGTHNGQHWDYYETMGGGMGASATSHGLDAVQTHMTNTLNTPIESLEMHYPLRVRRYAVRESSGGDGRFRGGNGLIRELEFLDDAQVTLLTERRRHTPWGLGNGASGQPGENTLDEQKLPGKVTLTVKKGQRLCIKTPGGGGYG, from the coding sequence ATGGATGCAATAGAGCTTTCAATTTTCTCCAGTCGCATCGCGGCGATTTGCGACGAAATGGGCGTGGTCCTGCAGCGGTCGGCATTCTCGCCCAATATCAAGGACAGACTGGATTTTTCCTGCGCCATCTTCGACGCCAGAGGGGAATTGTGCGCCCAGGCCGCGCACATCCCGGTTCATCTCGGCAGTATGGCCTATGCTATGCGCGATCTGGTTGGAAACACGGACTGGAACGCGCGGGATGTATTGATCCTCAACGACCCCTATCTGGGTGGAACGCATTTACCTGATATCACCGTAGTGTCGCCGGTTTATGCAAACGAACAGCTTGTCGCCTTCGTCGCCAATCGCGCCCATCATGCGGATATTGGTGCGTCCAGTCCAGGCTCTATGCCTTTGTCCAAATCACTGGACGAAGAAGGTGTGGTTATACCACCGACCAAGTTGGTGCGCGCCGGTGTTTTAGACGAAGGTGTTTTTCAGTCCATACTGGGGAATGTGCGTAATGCTTCTCATGCACGCGGGGATTTTGTTGCGCAAATGAGTGCGAATCAGCTCGGCGTTAAACGCTTGTCTGAATTTATTGCTAAACAAGGTATCGCATCATTTGAAACAGGACTGGATGAACTCAATGACTACGCTGAGCGTCTGGCGAGGACGGCATTAAATAGCATTCCCGATGGCAGCTATAGATTTGAAGATGTGCTTGATGATGATGGTATGGGTAATCTCGATATCCCAATCAAGGTCCACTTGCTGGTGCGTGGTCACGACGTCGAGGTGGATTTTACTGGCACCGCTGCGCAAGTCACGGGAAATATCAATTGTCCACTGTCGGTCGCGGCGGCAGGTGTCTATTACGTTTTTCGTTGTTTGATGCCGGAGCAGACTCCTGCATGCGCTGGCGCTTTTCGTTCCATACGTCTACATGCGCCAGAGGGGTGTTTGTTGAATGCGCGTCGACCTGCGGCTGTTGCCGCAGGAAATGTTGAGACGAGTACCCGGGTGGTTGATGTGGTGCTCGGCGCTCTGGCGCAAGCTATCCCGAAAAAAGTTGCCGCAGCGAGCCATGGTTCGATGAATAATTTAGCCATGGGTGGCACTCACAATGGACAGCATTGGGATTATTACGAAACTATGGGTGGTGGTATGGGGGCGAGTGCAACATCTCACGGACTGGATGCGGTACAGACCCATATGACGAATACCTTGAATACACCAATTGAATCGTTGGAAATGCATTATCCATTGCGTGTACGGCGCTATGCTGTGCGAGAGTCATCCGGCGGCGATGGCAGGTTTCGAGGTGGAAATGGCTTAATACGTGAACTCGAATTTCTCGATGACGCGCAAGTTACCTTGTTAACGGAACGCCGCCGTCATACACCTTGGGGGTTGGGTAACGGCGCATCAGGTCAGCCCGGCGAAAATACACTGGACGAACAAAAACTCCCCGGCAAGGTCACATTGACAGTAAAAAAAGGCCAGCGTTTGTGCATCAAAACGCCTGGCGGTGGTGGTTATGGATAA
- a CDS encoding superoxide dismutase [Fe] (SodB; iron binding; present under aerobic and anaerobic conditions; destroys free radicals): MEHKLPQLPYAMDALAPTISKETLEYHYGKHHQTYVTNLNNLIKGTEFADASLEDIIKKASGGLFNNAAQVWNHTFYWNCLSPNGGGQPSGDLASAIDKAFGSFDAFKEKFSTSAATNFGSGWTWLVKNSDGSVELANTSNAGCPLTEGKTPILTIDVWEHAYYIDFRNARPKYIESFWGLVNWDFAAKNYGA; the protein is encoded by the coding sequence ATGGAACACAAATTACCCCAACTGCCATATGCAATGGACGCCCTCGCCCCGACAATTTCCAAGGAAACCCTGGAATACCACTATGGCAAGCATCATCAGACTTATGTCACCAATCTGAACAATTTGATCAAAGGCACTGAATTCGCTGATGCGAGTCTGGAAGACATCATCAAGAAGGCTTCCGGTGGTCTGTTCAATAATGCAGCACAGGTGTGGAATCACACTTTTTACTGGAACTGCCTCAGCCCAAATGGCGGTGGCCAGCCTAGCGGCGATCTCGCTAGCGCAATCGACAAGGCCTTCGGCTCTTTCGATGCCTTCAAGGAAAAGTTTTCTACCTCTGCAGCAACCAATTTTGGTTCAGGCTGGACCTGGCTGGTGAAGAACAGCGACGGTTCGGTAGAACTGGCAAATACATCAAACGCCGGCTGCCCACTGACTGAAGGTAAGACGCCGATTTTGACTATCGATGTTTGGGAACATGCGTATTACATCGATTTTCGCAACGCACGCCCCAAGTACATTGAATCCTTCTGGGGTCTGGTTAACTGGGATTTCGCTGCGAAAAACTACGGCGCGTAG
- a CDS encoding aspartate aminotransferase family protein: MSDTIMKTYNRIPLSFTRGEGAYLFDADGRQFLDAVSGVAVCCLGHAHPAVSKAICEQANTLVHTSNLFQIPLQQQLADRLTKLAGMDKIFFGNSGAEANEAAIKIARLYGNKQGIKNPAIIVTESSFHGRTLATLSATGNRKVQAGFEPLVQGFLRVPYNDLEAIRRVAEHNNQVVAILVEPIQGEGGVNIPDANYLDGIREICDQHNWLMMLDEIQTGMGRTGKWFGYQHGKSTPDVITLAKALGNGVPIGACLARGPAADVLGPGNHGSTFGGNPLACAAALAVVETLEKEKLIQASATTGEKILAGFRKALEGVEGVVNIRGKGMILGIELDRPCAEMVQRCIENSVLVNVTSEKVVRLLPPLNLSSAQADTLVKTVSDTIKTFLQESSV, translated from the coding sequence ATGTCAGATACGATTATGAAAACCTACAACCGGATTCCTCTCAGCTTTACCCGCGGAGAAGGTGCTTATCTATTCGACGCAGACGGTCGGCAGTTTCTGGATGCGGTGAGCGGAGTTGCCGTGTGCTGCTTGGGTCATGCGCATCCTGCAGTGTCCAAGGCTATTTGTGAGCAAGCCAATACGCTTGTGCACACTTCCAACCTTTTCCAGATCCCTTTACAACAACAGCTTGCTGATCGATTAACAAAGCTTGCCGGCATGGATAAAATTTTCTTCGGCAACTCTGGGGCCGAAGCTAATGAAGCGGCGATCAAGATCGCGCGCTTATACGGAAACAAACAAGGCATAAAAAACCCTGCCATCATTGTTACCGAGAGCAGTTTTCATGGCCGCACCCTGGCGACATTATCCGCCACCGGCAACCGCAAGGTGCAAGCCGGGTTTGAGCCGCTGGTACAAGGATTTTTGCGCGTTCCATACAACGATCTTGAGGCGATACGTCGTGTTGCCGAACACAATAATCAAGTGGTCGCGATACTCGTCGAACCGATACAAGGCGAAGGCGGAGTGAACATCCCTGATGCCAATTACCTGGATGGGATCCGCGAGATCTGCGATCAGCATAATTGGCTAATGATGCTTGATGAAATTCAAACCGGCATGGGTCGTACCGGTAAATGGTTTGGCTACCAACACGGTAAATCCACGCCTGATGTCATCACCCTGGCAAAGGCTCTAGGCAATGGCGTACCGATAGGCGCCTGTCTTGCGCGTGGCCCAGCTGCCGACGTGCTCGGCCCGGGCAATCACGGCTCAACCTTTGGTGGCAACCCGCTCGCCTGTGCAGCCGCGCTCGCAGTGGTTGAAACCCTGGAGAAGGAAAAACTGATTCAGGCCTCGGCTACTACAGGCGAGAAAATCCTTGCCGGTTTCAGGAAGGCACTCGAAGGGGTGGAAGGGGTAGTCAACATTCGTGGCAAAGGAATGATATTGGGTATAGAACTCGATCGTCCCTGCGCAGAGATGGTACAGCGCTGTATTGAAAATTCCGTACTGGTTAATGTGACTTCGGAAAAAGTCGTACGCTTGCTGCCCCCATTAAATCTTTCCAGCGCACAGGCGGACACCTTGGTAAAAACCGTCAGCGATACAATAAAAACATTTCTGCAGGAGAGTAGCGTATGA
- the argF gene encoding ornithine carbamoyltransferase, translating to MTTPRHFLTLRDLSAEEHQYLIRRAIELKRMHKAGESYEPLKNKVLGMVFEKSSTRTRVSFETGMIHFGGQAIFLSPRDTQLGRGEPIEDSARVLSRMVDIVMIRTFEHHKLEKFARFASVPVINALTDQFHPCQLLADMQTYFEHRGDIKGKTVTWIGDGNNMCHSYINAAVMYDFNLRIATPKAFTPDPEIVAFGGKRITVCKTPLEAAKGSDLISTDVWASMGQEDQQAERALQFHDYQVNDEIMAAANKDAVFMHCLPAHRGEEVTADVIDGPQSVVWDEAENRLHSQKALLEFLMIGRMD from the coding sequence ATGACTACGCCACGTCACTTTCTGACTCTGCGCGACTTGAGCGCAGAAGAGCATCAATACCTGATACGACGTGCAATTGAACTCAAACGCATGCACAAGGCCGGTGAAAGCTATGAGCCGTTGAAAAACAAAGTGCTTGGCATGGTGTTCGAAAAATCATCGACCCGTACCCGGGTTTCTTTCGAAACCGGCATGATACATTTTGGCGGCCAGGCAATTTTTCTTTCGCCACGCGATACACAGCTGGGACGCGGAGAACCCATTGAAGATTCAGCCCGCGTATTATCACGCATGGTCGATATCGTCATGATACGCACCTTCGAGCATCACAAGCTGGAGAAATTCGCACGCTTTGCCTCCGTACCTGTTATCAATGCACTGACAGATCAGTTTCACCCCTGCCAGTTGTTAGCAGACATGCAAACCTATTTCGAGCACCGTGGCGATATCAAGGGCAAGACAGTTACCTGGATAGGCGATGGCAATAATATGTGTCACTCCTATATCAATGCCGCCGTGATGTACGACTTTAATCTTCGGATTGCGACGCCGAAAGCCTTTACCCCAGACCCGGAAATCGTAGCGTTCGGCGGCAAGCGCATCACTGTTTGCAAAACGCCACTGGAAGCTGCCAAAGGCTCCGATCTGATCAGCACTGATGTGTGGGCCAGCATGGGACAGGAAGATCAGCAGGCTGAACGTGCGCTGCAATTTCATGACTACCAGGTCAATGATGAAATCATGGCCGCCGCAAATAAGGATGCCGTATTCATGCATTGTTTACCCGCCCACCGCGGTGAAGAAGTGACAGCCGATGTTATAGACGGACCACAAAGCGTGGTCTGGGATGAGGCTGAAAACCGTCTCCACTCGCAAAAGGCTTTGCTTGAATTTCTCATGATCGGGCGCATGGATTAA
- a CDS encoding ABC transporter ATP-binding protein: protein MSHILELENVTCAYGESAVVKDLCLRIREGCFTCLLGPSGCGKSTILRAIAGLEPVQSGQITMDGKLVSSTQKMMPPEKRQLGMVFQDYALFPHMSVTENICFGIRKLDSQKQRRISSELLELVGLEPYAKRYPHELSGGQQQRVALARALATEPRIILLDEPFSNLDVELRERLSLEVREILKTREITGVLVTHDQAEAFAVSDMVAVLRDGELQQWDTSYNLYHDPCNRFVANFIGQGVFLPGELINPNCVKTEIGEIRGDRAYDWPIGTRVDVLIRPDDIKPKKDSLLRTSIIERSFKGSEILYTLKLTSGHQLLSAFPSHCDLQIGEQVGIELDLHHLIAFKQ from the coding sequence ATGAGCCACATCCTTGAACTGGAAAACGTTACCTGCGCTTACGGCGAATCTGCAGTCGTCAAGGATCTTTGCCTGCGCATACGGGAAGGATGTTTTACTTGTTTGTTAGGACCAAGCGGCTGCGGCAAGAGCACTATCTTAAGGGCAATCGCGGGGCTTGAACCCGTGCAATCCGGACAAATAACGATGGATGGAAAATTAGTGTCCTCCACGCAAAAAATGATGCCTCCGGAAAAACGCCAGTTGGGCATGGTGTTTCAGGACTATGCCTTGTTTCCCCATATGAGCGTAACGGAAAATATCTGCTTCGGAATACGTAAACTCGACAGCCAAAAACAACGTAGAATTTCCAGCGAATTACTGGAATTGGTTGGCCTGGAACCCTATGCCAAACGCTATCCCCATGAGCTCTCGGGGGGACAGCAGCAACGCGTGGCACTTGCGCGCGCATTGGCGACTGAGCCCCGCATCATACTCCTGGACGAACCTTTCTCTAACCTCGATGTTGAATTGCGCGAGCGCCTCAGTCTGGAAGTACGCGAGATACTCAAGACCAGAGAGATCACCGGCGTACTGGTGACACATGATCAGGCAGAAGCGTTCGCCGTTTCTGACATGGTTGCTGTTTTACGCGATGGCGAATTGCAGCAATGGGATACCTCGTACAATCTTTACCATGACCCCTGTAACCGTTTTGTCGCTAATTTCATTGGTCAGGGCGTTTTTCTACCTGGTGAGTTAATCAACCCGAATTGCGTAAAGACAGAGATTGGTGAAATACGCGGTGATCGCGCCTATGATTGGCCGATTGGAACACGTGTTGATGTGTTGATCCGGCCCGATGACATTAAGCCAAAAAAAGATAGCCTATTGCGCACCAGCATTATAGAACGCAGCTTCAAAGGCTCTGAGATTCTCTACACCTTGAAATTGACCAGCGGACACCAATTATTATCGGCTTTTCCCAGCCATTGTGATTTACAGATCGGCGAGCAAGTCGGCATTGAACTCGACTTACATCATTTAATTGCATTCAAGCAATAA
- a CDS encoding PEP-CTERM sorting domain-containing protein (PEP-CTERM proteins occur, often in large numbers, in the proteomes of bacteria that also encode an exosortase, a predicted intramembrane cysteine proteinase. The presence of a PEP-CTERM domain at a protein's C-terminus predicts cleavage within the sorting domain, followed by covalent anchoring to some some component of the (usually Gram-negative) cell surface. Many PEP-CTERM proteins exhibit an unusual sequence composition that includes large numbers of potential glycosylation sites. Expression of one such protein has been shown restore the ability of a bacterium to form floc, a type of biofilm.): MMNPIKTLSAVSLGLVICLASATSFAGMSYSGGSYSWSSGNDDSCYSNCGDYDRDGRDDYGDWNYSYDDGDRSKKVKVSSWSDSKWDKSFEKHDAYYDKGGYGSKDAGETDFHNYVDNDGGHFESVLYDYGDKCVVLEEISFTRKYRSDTDFTVFAYVGDDSDWESNGKTIDDHLKGKKYSDLLASSEWEAYKVYDGKNGSSTKTNSYGETEYTKRFVSDKNNDGVDDYVASKYWLVMAGAESSGSYDDGNKDYLRFTHAGGSYYDKNSGGCYKKIVICEPGGSTPPNGVPAPAPLALMAIGLLGLGYTRRRK, from the coding sequence ATGATGAACCCAATCAAGACCCTCTCAGCTGTATCACTCGGGCTAGTGATATGTCTGGCAAGCGCGACATCTTTTGCCGGGATGTCATATAGCGGAGGCAGTTATTCCTGGAGTAGCGGCAACGATGATAGCTGTTATTCCAATTGTGGCGACTATGATCGTGACGGACGTGACGACTACGGCGACTGGAACTATAGCTACGACGACGGTGACAGAAGCAAGAAAGTGAAGGTGTCTTCATGGTCGGATTCCAAGTGGGATAAATCGTTTGAAAAGCACGATGCATACTACGATAAAGGCGGATACGGTTCCAAAGACGCCGGCGAGACCGACTTCCACAACTATGTCGATAACGATGGTGGGCATTTTGAATCTGTACTGTATGACTATGGCGATAAGTGTGTAGTCCTGGAAGAGATAAGCTTTACCCGTAAATATCGTTCTGATACTGACTTTACTGTTTTCGCCTATGTTGGTGATGACTCGGATTGGGAGTCAAACGGCAAGACGATAGACGATCATCTGAAAGGCAAGAAGTATTCTGATCTGTTGGCTTCGTCTGAATGGGAAGCTTATAAGGTTTATGACGGAAAGAATGGTTCCAGCACTAAAACCAATAGCTATGGCGAAACTGAGTACACCAAGCGATTTGTTTCTGACAAAAATAACGATGGTGTGGACGACTATGTGGCTTCGAAATACTGGCTGGTTATGGCTGGCGCCGAGTCTTCCGGCTCATATGACGATGGCAATAAGGACTATTTGCGCTTCACACATGCTGGCGGAAGCTATTACGACAAGAATTCCGGTGGGTGTTACAAGAAGATCGTGATCTGTGAACCCGGTGGAAGTACACCTCCCAATGGAGTGCCGGCACCCGCACCTTTGGCGCTAATGGCTATTGGTTTGTTGGGACTGGGATACACTCGTAGACGTAAATAG